The Methanomassiliicoccus sp. genomic interval TGGATGCCACCGGGCAAACGTATTCCCGAGGCCTCTTGAACCTTCTCTAACCAAGTATCTCCTGGACCGCCCTGCGGATAGCCTCGCGGCTACCCAGTTCAGGCGACCAACCCCGAGCTTCCAGCTTGTCCACGGCCAGAAGCATCTTCTTCACGTCCCCCACCCAGCCCCGACCGCCCTTGACCCCCCCGGTCCAGCGGTACTCCACGTTAGGTAGGCGCATCTCCTCGACTACTATGTCGGCGATATCCTTGACCGTCATCCAGTCCCGGGAGCCGATGTTGTATATTTCAACCTGAGAGTCCGATGCCTCCGCCCCCGCGACCATGCCCCGCACGCAGTCCTTGACGTGCACGTAGGACTTGATGGTCCCAGGCTCCGCTCCGAGGATCTCTAAGGAGCTGCTATCCTCCCGAAGCTTGCGGATGAAGTCATGGAGCACGTTATGCGTGGACCTGGTCCCCACGACATTGGCGAAGCGGTAGATCACGGCGTTCTGGTCGAAGGTGTGGCAGTATGAGGATATTAAGGCCTCGCACGCCAGCTTGGATGCGCCGTACACGGAGATGGGGACGAGAGGGCCGTAGTTCTCCGGCGTGGGTATGACCTCGGTCTCCCCGTAGACGGTGGAGGTGGAGGGGAACATGAGGTCCTTGACCCCATGGTCCTTCCCCGCCTCCAGGAGCTTGTAGGTGACCTCGATGTTCTGCTCAAAGTGTATGTGGGTGTTCTTGGCACCCAGGCGGACGTCGGGGTTGGCCGCGAGATGGCACACCACTTCCACGCCCTCCAATGCCTTGCCCAGGTCCATGGTCAGGAGGTCGCCCTCTATGAAGGTGAAGGCGTCATTGTCCATCATCCCGGACATGAACTCCCGCTTTCCCGCGGAGAGGTTGTCGACGCCGATGACGTCATTGCCGCGGGCGAGCAGTTCCTCCGCCAGGTGGCTGGCGATGAACCCCGCGCACCCAGTGACCATTATCTTTCTACCTGTGAGCTTCATTCAGTCTTCCCCGTAGTTCCTCGGCAAAGGCCTGGATGGCCCTGCCGCGGTGGGAGATACCATTCTTCTCGGTTATTGATATTTCGGCAAAGGTCCGCTCGAAGCCAGCGGGCACGAATATAGGGTCGAAACCGAAGCCCTCATGGCCGGACGGCCGCATGGAGATGGTCCCATCGCACCTGCCGTGAACGATGATTTCCTCGCCACCGATGGACGCGCCGATGCAGCACTCAAAATGGGCGCCCCGGTCTTCCCGCCCGTCTAAAAGACGCAGGATGCCTTCCATGCCAATGGTCCTCAGGACGTAGGACGAGTACACTCCCGGAAACCCGCCGAGGGCATGCACGAAAAGGCCGGAATCGTCTATGGCAATATCCCTCCGCCCCCGGTCCTGGAGCTGGAGGAGGCAGGAGCGCACGACCTCTTCCAAGCTGTCGGCCTGGATCTCATCGCAGTCCTCGTCGGAGTGCAGGACCTCGAGCCCCAGAGGGGTCAGGGCCGAGCGGAACTCCGCCAGCTTGCCCATGTTGGACGTTATCAGCATCAACCTCATGTGTACCTGCCCCTCCCCTCGATATCCTTCATCTTGCGGATGATCTCCTCCGCACCCTCGTAGTTCTGCCGGTAGGCCTCGAGGATGACTGGGAACATGGGTAGGAGGGTGGAATGAGCGGACTGGAACGCTTCCTTGAGGAGGTGCAGGTCCACACCCTTCTCCTCCACGGTGGCGGACCTGGTCCCCAGGGAGAAGTCTATGAACCACATGCGGCCGCCGGACATGATCATGTTGGAGGTGGTGAGGTCTCCATGGACTATGCCCCCTTTATGGAGCAGGGCGATGAGCCCTCCCATATGCTGGCATAGCTCCCTGACCTTCTCATGGTCGCCACGGTCGAGCTCATCCTTGACACGAGGGCCGCGGACCTCCTCCATGGTGATCTCCGCGTTCAGGAGATCGATGTCGTAGATCACGGGAGTGGGCACCCCCACCTGCCTTGCCTCATTTATCAGGCGGGCCTCGTTGCGCGTGCGGCTGGCCCGCAAGCCCCGGTCCAGGTCGGGGTGCCGGTATCCCTTGGGCACCCTGCTCTTGACTATTACGTCCCTGCCGAGCCAGACGTCCCGGCGTATCTCGGCCTCGGCCCCGCGGCGGATGATCTCCATGTCCGCTCCAATGGCCTGGGCCTAATTAAGGTTTACACGGAACAGAGAGGGTCGTGTCAGCGGCCCTCGGGGACCGACCCTATAGGTTCGGCCTCGTGGACCTCACTCTCACCACCGGCGGGGGAGAGGAAAGCTGACACCTCCCTGTAGAGGTCCTGTGGACACGATATGGAGAGGTCTGCGGGAAAGGCGGCGCGCACGTGGGGGAGCAGGTAGCGATCGTCCAGAAGTACGATGGCCGCCCTGTCGGTCTCGGATCTGATGGCCCTCCCCGCAGCCTGCAGGACCCTGGACACCGCTGGATAGACCTGCACGTACAGGTTCGCCTTGCGCGTGCCGAACCTGCCCTCCATGTGCTCCAACATGGCCTCCATCTCTCGCGAGGGCGGGGACAGGGGAAGACCG includes:
- a CDS encoding NAD-dependent epimerase/dehydratase family protein, whose protein sequence is MKLTGRKIMVTGCAGFIASHLAEELLARGNDVIGVDNLSAGKREFMSGMMDNDAFTFIEGDLLTMDLGKALEGVEVVCHLAANPDVRLGAKNTHIHFEQNIEVTYKLLEAGKDHGVKDLMFPSTSTVYGETEVIPTPENYGPLVPISVYGASKLACEALISSYCHTFDQNAVIYRFANVVGTRSTHNVLHDFIRKLREDSSSLEILGAEPGTIKSYVHVKDCVRGMVAGAEASDSQVEIYNIGSRDWMTVKDIADIVVEEMRLPNVEYRWTGGVKGGRGWVGDVKKMLLAVDKLEARGWSPELGSREAIRRAVQEILG
- the rdgB gene encoding RdgB/HAM1 family non-canonical purine NTP pyrophosphatase, which produces MRLMLITSNMGKLAEFRSALTPLGLEVLHSDEDCDEIQADSLEEVVRSCLLQLQDRGRRDIAIDDSGLFVHALGGFPGVYSSYVLRTIGMEGILRLLDGREDRGAHFECCIGASIGGEEIIVHGRCDGTISMRPSGHEGFGFDPIFVPAGFERTFAEISITEKNGISHRGRAIQAFAEELRGRLNEAHR
- a CDS encoding Kae1-associated serine/threonine protein kinase; this encodes MEIIRRGAEAEIRRDVWLGRDVIVKSRVPKGYRHPDLDRGLRASRTRNEARLINEARQVGVPTPVIYDIDLLNAEITMEEVRGPRVKDELDRGDHEKVRELCQHMGGLIALLHKGGIVHGDLTTSNMIMSGGRMWFIDFSLGTRSATVEEKGVDLHLLKEAFQSAHSTLLPMFPVILEAYRQNYEGAEEIIRKMKDIEGRGRYT